From Pseudomonas oryzicola, the proteins below share one genomic window:
- a CDS encoding antibiotic biosynthesis monooxygenase family protein, with product MIVVMFELEAVEGQGPVYVDLVNKLTPLLKDMEGFLGVECFQSTQNPKKVMSVTNWRDMKAVEDWRNVSAHLNAQRAGRNKIFHNYRVRVTEVLRDYGMTERAQAPHNVVFDGEETPA from the coding sequence ATGATCGTAGTAATGTTTGAACTGGAAGCGGTCGAAGGCCAGGGGCCGGTCTACGTCGACCTGGTGAACAAATTGACCCCGCTGCTCAAAGATATGGAAGGTTTCCTGGGTGTCGAGTGTTTCCAGAGCACCCAGAACCCGAAGAAAGTCATGTCGGTCACCAACTGGCGTGACATGAAAGCGGTGGAAGACTGGCGCAACGTCTCGGCGCACCTGAACGCGCAAAGGGCCGGCCGTAACAAGATCTTCCACAACTACCGCGTACGGGTCACCGAGGTTCTGCGCGACTACGGCATGACCGAGCGCGCACAGGCGCCGCATAACGTCGTTTTCGATGGCGAAGAAACACCAGCGTAA
- a CDS encoding 2Fe-2S iron-sulfur cluster-binding protein: MNAMTLHARCERVTSETAGIKVFTLSAQGAHAEFLGSLEPGKHIALQYPDTSGIEQQRLYSITRKDASDLFEIAVKREGRGGVSDHLHATLQEGVTAPLQFVAGDISVASIIDHEQVGMLAGGIGITLPIALLRELVKRARNGQTVPKVTLLLCVPSIADIPFLHELLELDLSTSWFSLHVYVTREPVRNNGHFRAGRPTAQCLSLLGQPDAVVICGSHRFAQGFREHSLAMFPDSELLIESFTPPAAAQPAGPEHAQAGNSVRLHLHDSDQVLELPAGKSLLDMLESSGIAVRSLCRSGICGNCRIKVSDGECKFESDFCLSDQDKHEGYALACCTFPLSGNITVELNPTA, translated from the coding sequence ATGAATGCCATGACCCTGCATGCACGTTGCGAGCGTGTTACCAGTGAAACCGCTGGCATCAAGGTCTTTACCTTGAGCGCCCAGGGCGCCCATGCCGAGTTTCTCGGCAGCCTCGAACCTGGCAAGCACATCGCCTTGCAATACCCGGACACCAGCGGCATCGAACAACAGCGGCTGTACTCGATTACCCGCAAGGATGCCAGCGACCTGTTCGAGATCGCAGTCAAGCGCGAAGGCCGCGGGGGCGTTTCGGACCACCTGCATGCCACCTTGCAAGAGGGCGTGACAGCGCCACTGCAATTCGTTGCGGGTGATATTTCGGTGGCTTCGATCATCGACCATGAGCAGGTCGGCATGCTTGCCGGCGGCATCGGCATCACCTTGCCGATCGCCTTGCTGCGTGAACTGGTGAAGCGCGCACGCAACGGCCAGACGGTACCCAAGGTAACGCTGCTGTTGTGCGTTCCGAGCATTGCCGACATCCCGTTCCTGCACGAATTACTGGAGCTGGACCTGAGCACCTCGTGGTTCAGCCTGCATGTATACGTCACCCGGGAGCCTGTCAGAAACAACGGCCACTTCCGCGCCGGGCGGCCGACGGCGCAGTGCCTGAGCCTGCTGGGCCAGCCCGATGCGGTGGTCATCTGCGGCAGCCACAGGTTTGCCCAGGGTTTTCGCGAGCACAGCCTGGCGATGTTTCCCGACAGCGAGTTGCTGATCGAGTCGTTTACGCCACCGGCAGCAGCACAGCCAGCCGGCCCGGAACACGCCCAGGCGGGCAATTCGGTGCGTTTGCACCTGCACGATAGCGACCAGGTACTGGAACTGCCAGCGGGCAAAAGCCTGCTGGACATGCTTGAGTCCAGCGGCATCGCCGTGCGCAGCCTGTGCCGCTCGGGAATCTGTGGCAATTGCCGGATCAAGGTGTCGGACGGTGAGTGCAAGTTCGAGTCCGACTTCTGCCTCAGTGATCAGGACAAGCATGAGGGGTATGCCCTGGCGTGCTGTACGTTCCCGCTGTCGGGGAACATCACTGTCGAGCTGAACCCTACCGCCTGA
- a CDS encoding glutamine amidotransferase, with product MKTAIALRHIHFEDVGSLDAVLAEHGYQLHYVDATQAPLDTPQIQQADLLIVLGGPVGAYDELVYPFLQGELAAVRQRLQAGTPILGICLGAQLIARALGARVYPLGVKEIGFSPLTLTMAGQQSPLAALRDTPVLHWHGDQFDIPADAVHLASTAIGANQAFAIGSNVLGLQFHLEADVNKLEQWLVGHACELGMAGIDPSKLRADAAALGDRLSQAAREVTGQWLANLTTATHMG from the coding sequence ATGAAAACAGCAATTGCTCTGCGCCACATCCATTTCGAAGACGTCGGTTCGCTCGATGCCGTACTGGCAGAACACGGCTATCAGCTGCACTACGTGGACGCTACCCAGGCCCCGCTGGATACTCCACAGATCCAGCAGGCCGACCTGTTGATCGTGCTGGGTGGCCCTGTCGGCGCCTACGACGAACTGGTCTACCCGTTTCTGCAAGGGGAACTGGCGGCAGTACGCCAGCGCCTGCAGGCAGGCACCCCGATACTGGGTATCTGCCTGGGTGCCCAGCTGATTGCCCGCGCCCTCGGCGCCCGGGTCTATCCGTTGGGCGTCAAGGAAATCGGTTTCAGCCCCCTGACGCTGACCATGGCAGGCCAGCAATCGCCGCTGGCGGCATTGCGTGACACCCCGGTTCTGCACTGGCACGGCGATCAGTTCGACATCCCGGCCGACGCCGTGCACCTGGCCAGCACCGCCATTGGCGCCAACCAGGCGTTTGCCATCGGCTCCAACGTGCTAGGCCTGCAGTTTCATCTGGAAGCAGACGTGAACAAACTGGAACAGTGGCTGGTCGGGCATGCCTGCGAACTGGGCATGGCAGGCATCGACCCCAGCAAGCTGCGGGCCGATGCCGCCGCGCTCGGCGATCGTCTGAGCCAGGCAGCACGGGAGGTGACCGGCCAGTGGCTGGCCAACCTCACCACCGCCACGCACATGGGGTGA